TGTTCTACGACTACTACTTCGAGACGGGCGATAGAGACTGCGAGGAGCTGTTCTGTCCGGCCTACAGCCGGGCGGTGACGGCCGATCCGCTCTCGAACGAGACCGAGCGGTACCTCTCGGTCGGGCTCAACTCCAACGTCGACGCCGAGGAGTTCGAGCGCGAGAAGCTCAACCTCGTGGTCGTCCTCGACGTCTCCGGGTCGATGGACTCCGGGATGGCCGAGTACCACTACGACCGCGACGACCCCGAGGCCGAGCGACCCGAGACGAAGCCGAAGATGGAGGCCGCGAACGAGGCGACCGTCGCGCTCCTCGACCAACTGGAGGACGAGGACCGCTTCGGTCTCGTCACCTTCGAGCGTCGGGCCGAGACCGTCGTCCCCCTCGAACGGCTGGACGAGCGCGACCGCGAGGCCCTCGCGGACGACGTGCGCTCGATCGAGGCCGACGGCGGGACGAACCTCGAAGCCGGGATGGACACGGCCCGCGAGATGGTCGAACCGTACGCCGACGAGGAGGGTTACGACACCCGGATCGTCTACCTCACCGACGCGATGCCGAACGTCGGCGACACGAGTTCCGGCGGGCTCGAATCCCGCCTCGAAGCCGACGCCGAGCGCGGGATCCACTCGACGTTCGTCGGCGTCGGGATGGACTTCAACTCCGAACTCGTCGATCGGATCACGGCCGTCCGCGGCGCCAACTACTACGCCGTCCACTCCGCCGAGGACTTCGAGGAGCGGATGGGCGAGGAGTTCGAGTACATGGTGACCCCGATGGTCTACGACCTCGAACTCGCCGTCGAGTCGAACGGCTACGAGATCGAGGCGGTGTACGGCTCGCCCGACGCCGACGGAGCGACCGGCGAACTCATGTCGGTCAACACGCTGTTCCCCTCGCCGACCGAGGACGGCGCCAGCAAGGGTGGGGTCGTCCTGCTGGAACTGAACCGGACCGGCGACGACCCCGACCTCGCGTTGACCGCGAGCTACGAGGACCGCGACGGCGAGCGCCACGAGACGACCGAGCGCGTGACGTTCGACGACCGCGAGCCGGAGTACTTCGAGACCGACAGCGTCCGCAAGGCCGTCGCCCTCTCGCGGTACGCCACCCTGATGCAAAACTGGATCGACCACGAGCGCGCCGCGCTCGCCGGCGACGACCCCGAGGTCCCCGACGACGGCCTCGAACGGACCGACGCGCCCGACCTCGGCCAGTGGGAGCGCCAGTCGGCGGACCTGCGGGTCTCGCCCGCCTACGCCGAGCGCATCGACGACTTCCGCGACCACTTCGCCGCCGAGGCCGACGCTATCGGCGACGACTCGCTGGAGCGGGAACTCGAGGCGATGGCGACGATACTCGAAGCGGCCGAGGACGCCGACCCGGCCGACGACGGCGCGGACGGCAACGAGAGCGCCGACGACGAGAGCGCCCTCGTCGCCCCGCCGGCCGACTGATCGGCGAGCGTCCGGGCCGGGATACGCCCCCGGCCATCGACAGCTATATGACACGCGACGGGCACGCTCAGCCATGGATCCCCTGTTCGTTCCCGGCGTCCCCGGCGCTCCCGAACTGCTGGTGCTGCTGGTGCTATTCGTGATCTACCTCGCGATCCCGATCCTCGTCATCGTCGCCCTCTTCTACTTCCTCGACGGCAAGCGCGGCTACGAGGAGCGGATCGCACGACTCGAACGGCGGGTCGAGAAGTTAGAGGACGAGCGCTGAACGCTCAGTAGCCGCGCTCGATCAGGTAGTCCGCGATGTCACACAGCAGGTCGCGCGCCTCGTTGTCCGGCAGGACTTCGAGTCGGTCTTTCCCGCGCGCGACGAGGTCGCGGGCCGTCTCGTTTGCGTACTCGATCGAGCCGACCTCTTCGAGGGCGGCGACGGCCTCGTCGATCTCGGCCTCGGTGACGGCCTCGACGCTCGTCGTGTCGACGAGGTCCTCGGCGTCGACACCGTGTTGATTGGCGTGGACGGTGATGAGCGTCCGCTTGTTCTCGACGAGGTCGCTGCCGCGTTGTTTGCCGAGTTTCTCGCTCGGCACCGTCAGGTCGAGCACGTCGTCCTGGATCTGGAACGCCCGGCCGACGTCGAGGCCGTAGCCGTAGAGGGCGTCGACGACCTCCTCGTCGGCGCCCATCAGGATCGCGGGCAAGCAGGCGGAGGCGGCGTACAGCACCGCGGTCTTCTGCTCGACCATCTCGAGGTACTCCTCGGGCGTGACGTCCTCGCGGCCCTCGAACTCCACGTCGAGCGACTGCCCCTCACAGATCTTCGTGCAGGTCGTCGCGAGCACGTCGAGCGCCCGGACGGCCCGCTCTGCGGGCGCGCCGGTTTCGAGCAGGATCTCGAACGCCTTCGAGTAGAGGGTGTCGCCCGCGAGGATGGCCGTCTCGAGGTCGTACTCGCGGTGGACGGCCGGCACGCCGCGCCGGAGGTCGTCGTCGTCCATGATGTCGTCGTGGATCAGCGTGAACGACTGGATGACTTCGACGGAGACGGCGGCGGCCATCACGTCGATCTCGTCGCCGCCGAGCGTCGGGAACGCGTGATAGTCCCGCGAGACGGGTTCGACGTCGGCAAGCGACTCCGCCGTCGTGAGCAGGACCGTCGGCCGGAGGCGCTTGCCGCCGGCGTCGAGCAGGTACCGCGAGGCCTCGTAGAGACGCTCGGGCCGACGGATCGGCAACTCCTCCGGGATGGCCTCGTTGACCAGTTCGCGACGCTCGCTGACCGCTTCGAGCACCGCCTTCTCGCGTGCCTCTGGGGACGTCATATCAGTCGACCAGCTGGATCAGGTTGCCGTTTCGCGTGACGTGGACGTCCCGTCCCATCTTGTACCCCTCGCTCTCGCAGAGGTTGACGTACCCCGAGAAGCCCTTGAGGTCCTGGTGGGCGGGGATGACGTGCTGGGGCTGGAGCGCGTCGAGCATCTCGTAGTGGCCCTCCTGGTTGAGGTGGCCCGAGACGTGGATGTCGTCGTAGATGCGCGCGCCCTGCATGCCGAGGAGTTTCTCGGCCTGGTAACGCTGGCCCTCGTTGGTCGGCTCCGGAATGACCCGCGCGGAGAAGACGACCTTGTCGCCGTCGTCGAGTTCGTAGGGGGTCTCGCCGCGGGCCATCCGCGTGAGCATCGCGCGCGGTTCGCCCTGGTGGCCCGTCACGACGGGCAGGAAGTTCTCCTTGCCCTCGTTCATGATGCGTTTGAACGTCCGGTCGACGGACTTGCGGTGGCCGAACATCCCGAGGTCGGTCGGGAAGTCGACGAAGTCGAGCCGTTCGGCGGTGCCGGAGTACTTCTCCATCGACCGGCCCAGCAGGACCGGCTGGCGCCCGATGTCGTCGGCGAACTCGACGAGGCTCTTCACGCGGGCGATGTGGGAGGAGAACGTGGTGGCGACGATGCCGCCGTCGTAGTCCTCCATGCTGTAGAGGACGTCACGCAGGTGTTCGCGGGCGACCCGTTCGCTCGGGGTCCGGCCCTTCTTGTTCGCGTTGGTGCAGTCCTCGATGTAACAGAGCACGCCGTTGCCCTCGCGTCCGATCTCGCGGAAGCGCTCCATGTCGATCGGATCGCCGATGACCGGCGTGTGGTCCATGCGCTTGTCCAGTCCGTAGACGATCGACCCCTCGGGCGTGTGGAGGACGGGGTTGATCGCGTCGATGATCGAGTGGGTGACGTTGACGAACTCGAGTTCGACCCCGTGATCCCCGATCGTCATCGTCTCGCCCGCCTCCATCTTGATCAGGTCGTTCTCGACGCCGAACTTCTGCTCGCCCTCGATCTGCTGTTTGACGAGTTCGATCGTAAACGGCGTCGCGACGACGGGCGCGTTGTACCGGTGGGCCAGCTTCGAGATGGCGCCGATGTGGTCCAGGTGACCGTGGGTCGGCACGATCGCCTGCACGTCGCCCTCCAGATCCGACATGACCCGATCGTCCGGGATCGCGCCCATGTCGATCAGGTCCAGACTGTGCATCCGTTCTGTCTCGACGTTGTCGTGGATCAGAACCTGCGAGAGGTTCAGTCCCATGTCGAAGATGACGACGTCGTTTCCTGCGCGGACGGCAGTCATCTGCCGTCCGACTTCCTCGTAACCGCCTATCGTTGCGATTTCAATTTCCATGGTTGTAGCACTGAAAGCCGCGTGTGGGCTCTCGTCGAAACGGTCCGCGGACTCCCGGTTACGCAGGCCCAGGCACCTTCCAGCGCGTCGGCCGCAGTCCCGCTATGCGTTCGGGATCGCTCCGGGCGGACACACGGCGAGGCCGATGTGCCCGCCACGCGAACGCACTTGCCCGCGGGTTTCGCTACCTCACTCTACACACCCGGACGTTAAAAACTCCGTGGGTTGGTCGCGCGACAGGTCTCCGGGAGCGACCGTCCGCGCGCCGGCGGGTGATTCGGCGGGCGGTGAGCGCGGGACCGGACGCTCAGTAGTAGTAGAGGTCGAGTTCGTGACCGCACTCCGTGCAGTGCTCCGCTCGCCCTCGCAGCCGGTTGTCCCCCGGGCCGTCGACGTCCAGTATCCCGGTGCCGGGAGGGATGGCCGCGGAGATCGTCGCGTCGCAGTTCGGGCAGCCGATCCGCATGCTCGCCCGTTCGGATCGAGACATGCCCGACGCGTTATCTACCCCCCCGGATAGTTATCCGAGACGTAACCCGACCGCCGAACGCCGGCGTCGAGTCGGGCGGCAGTATCACACGCGTTAACCCGCCGAACCGTGCCGAATCGTCGCCCTACCGGGCGCAGCAGACCGGTCACGCCTCGAAAGAGACGGGCTCGAACTCGAAGAATGCGGTCTCGTAGCCGTCGTGGCGTGCCACCTGCGGCGGGGCGTCGACGGTGACCGTCACCTCGTCGCCCGCCTCCAGCCCGTCGACCGGGACGCCGTAGTGGTGGCCGAACTCGCCGTCGAGCGTCTCCCGCAGCGGTTCGTCGGCGACCGCCTCGCCGTCGCGCTCGACGGTCGCGCTCAGCGCCGTAAACGGGAGGCTAACGTCGTTGTACGGCGTCCGCGGGCAGACCGCGAGGTACGACGACGCGTCGCCGGCCAGCCGGTCCGCGTCGGTTTCGAGGACGGAAATCGCCGCGTCCGCGCTCGAGGCCGTCCCGAGGTGCCGACCCGGGAGGTCCTCGACCGGCCGCGCTCGCGAGGTCGGCGGGTGGACCGTCCCCGCCTGCCCCTCGTCGTGTCCGCCGTCGCCGTGGGGCATCGGTTCGAGGGCACCGCGCGAACCCTGCCGGTCCGCCTCGATCCGGCGCAACTGGAGGTCGTGGATCGCCGCCCGGCGGTACTCGAAGTCGACTTCGAGGGTGGCCGCCGACTCGAAGCGGCCCGCGAACGCGCCCGTCCGGCGGATGGCGCCGACCGGGCCGACGCGCGCCCGCGCGGTGTACTCACCCTCGTCGGACAGCGAGACGTTGTCGCCGTAGTGAAAGCCCATTCGCTGGGAGAGCATCGCCCACGGGTTGACCGTGCGGACGGACTCGCCGTCCCGGCGGACGTCGAGGCTCACGTCCGTCGGCAGGATCGTCCGCGTCTCGGCGTCCCAGACGGTGACCATGAGGTGGAGGCTGTCGTCCGCGTCCACGTCGACGCGCTCGCGCTCGCCCGCGACGAGCCAGAACCGGTGGGGGAACGTGTAGGTGAGCGCGACGGCGTACTCGCCGTCCGTCGTGGTCCCGTAGGTTCCCATCTCCTCCTCGGAGGCGGGGACGTAGACGGCGTCGGGGCGGTCCTCGACGAGCGGCGCCCCTTCCCAGGCCGACCGCTCCTCGAAGCCCAGTCGTTCGAGACAGCCCGCGAGCGCGAGGCCGCCGGCGACTGGGGCGTCACGGAGGAAGCGTCGACGGTTCATCGCCGGGAGCTACGGTCGAGGGGACAAAACGCCTGTCGTTTCGACCGACGCGAGCGCCCCGGGCGCGGCAGGGCGCTCAGCCGCCGACGTACGGCGGGGCCGCCGTCGGCAGCGAGAGCAGCCAGAGGCTCGCGGCGGTGTAGCAGACCATGACGGCGACGAACGGGTACTGGCTGCGGATCGCCTGCAGGCGGCCGGGGAAGCGGTCGAGGGCGACCGCGTGGGCGACCCAGACCGCGAGCAGGTGGCCCGCGAGGACGAACGCGGTCTCGAGGCCGCCCACCCACCCGGGAGCCGCGAGCACCGTCGGGTTTACCGGCGGGGAGAGGGGGTTCGCGAGCGCGGCGAGCGTCGCGGGCGCCAGCGAGACGGCGAAGGCGACGTAGTGGGCGAGGTGGTAGCCCGCGGCGACGGCGAGCAGCGGCGGGGCGAACAGCCGCGCCAGCGCGGGCGCGGCGAGGAACGTCGGCGCCGTCCGCCGCGAGAGAACGGCCGCGAGCCGATAGAGGCCGAGGAACAGCGCGAAGCCGGCGAGGAAGACGAGGAGGTAGCCGGCCCGCGGCGGGACGCCGGCGGCGACCAGCCCCTCGATCGTCCGCGCGCCCGGGGGCGTGACGACGAAGCCGTTGAACGTCAGCTCCCAGACGACGAGGACGACGAACGCGACCTCGCTCGCGTCGGCGACGACGCCCCCCTCGCGCAGCCGCGACCCGGGTAGTGACAGCCGCAGGCCGTCCCCGTCGCGCCGGAGCGGCGCGACGGCGCCGTACAGTCGAAAGAGGACCGCGAGCGGGTCGCCCCGGCGGAACCAGATCCGGGGCGAGAACGCGAACGCGCAGGCGACGGTGACGGCCGCGTACCCGAGGGTCGCGGTCGCGAGCGCGCGCGGGTCGGTCGTCACCGGGGCGAGCAGTTCGAGCAGGAGCAGGGCCGCGAGGCCGACGACCGCGGGCCAGGATCGCAGGCGCTCGGGGTACGCGACGACCCCGTCGGCGCCGGCGGCCCGCGAGAGCGCGCCGGCGAGGGTCCGGAACGGGTCGACCGCCGGCCACGGGTTCGCGACGAGGAAGGCGACCATCGGCAGGACCGACCGCAGGCCGACGAACGCGAGCAGGACCGCGAGGTTCGCCGTCGGCGTCCGCGGCCCGTCGAGGCCGACGAGGACGACGGCCGCGAGGCCGGCGACGCCGAGGCCGCCGGCGAAGCGCCGGACCGGTCCGCGGGGGAGCCACGTCGCGACCGGCCGGGACCGGCCGTGGAGGGCGTCGACGAACGCGCGGTCGGTGACGAGCGCGGCGAGCAGTCCCGAGGCGCCGACGGCCGCCGCGCCGGTGAGCACCGAGAGCCACGTCGGCACGGTCAGCGTGCGTCCTTCGCCGAGGCCGGCGGCGACGTTCGAGGCGTCCGCCGGGCGGGTCGCCGCGTACAGCGCCGCCGCGGCGAGGGCGACCGCCAGCGCGGCGCGCGTCGAGTGCCGTCCCATCGTGGGCGACGTCCACGCCCGGCGGGATGTAGCTGTCCGGGGGTCGCGCCCCGCGAGACCGGGCCCGGGCGGACGGATCGGGCGGCGAACCAACGGACATTTCATCGTTCGCTCCGTTCGATTCGAACATGGACAGGCGCACATACCTGCGCTCGCTCGGCGTCGCGGGTGTCGCCGCCGGAGCGGGCTGTCTCGGCTCGGTCCCCGGACTCGGCGACGACGAGACGGTCCTCGACCCCCCGGAACAGTCGCTCGCGGGGGCGTCCCACCCCTCCCACGGCGACGAGATACCGGCGGTCGAACTGCCGGACCCGCTGACCGGCGAGACGGTCTCGACGGCCGACTTCGAGGGCGAGCGGGCGTACCTGCTGACGTTCTTCTACACCTCGTGTCCGGACGGGGCGTGTCCGGCGCTTCTGTTCCACCTGCGGGCCGCGCAGGCGGACGCGACCGAGCGCGGGTACGCGGACGACATCGCGTTGCTCGCGCTGACGTTCGACCCCGACCGCGACACCCCGGAGGAACTCCGGACGTACGCGGACCAGCAGGGCGTCGACCGCGAGCCCGGCAACTGGCACTTCCTCCGGCCGGAGGACAACGAGGCGGCCAGAGAGATCGTCGACGGCGAACTCGGCGTGCCGATCGAGCGGACCGACGACCCGGACGCCCTCACGGACGACGAGGGTGGCGACCACGGGGACGGCGGCGACCACGACCACGGCGACTACATGTTCGTCCACCCGAACCTGATCCTGCTCGTCAACGAGGACGGGGTCGTCGAGCGCGCGTACCCGAACGCGTGGACCCGACTCGACACCGACGACCTGCTCGCGGACGTGCGGACGGTGGTGGGTGACTGACCGATGCGCCGCAGGGAACTCGTCGCCGGCCTCGCGGGCGCCGGGGTACTCGCCGCGGGCGGCTTCGTCGCCGCCCGCGGGGTGCCCTCCCCCGAGT
The Salinilacihabitans rarus DNA segment above includes these coding regions:
- the idsA3 gene encoding geranylfarnesyl diphosphate synthase, translated to MTSPEAREKAVLEAVSERRELVNEAIPEELPIRRPERLYEASRYLLDAGGKRLRPTVLLTTAESLADVEPVSRDYHAFPTLGGDEIDVMAAAVSVEVIQSFTLIHDDIMDDDDLRRGVPAVHREYDLETAILAGDTLYSKAFEILLETGAPAERAVRALDVLATTCTKICEGQSLDVEFEGREDVTPEEYLEMVEQKTAVLYAASACLPAILMGADEEVVDALYGYGLDVGRAFQIQDDVLDLTVPSEKLGKQRGSDLVENKRTLITVHANQHGVDAEDLVDTTSVEAVTEAEIDEAVAALEEVGSIEYANETARDLVARGKDRLEVLPDNEARDLLCDIADYLIERGY
- a CDS encoding SCO family protein, whose amino-acid sequence is MDRRTYLRSLGVAGVAAGAGCLGSVPGLGDDETVLDPPEQSLAGASHPSHGDEIPAVELPDPLTGETVSTADFEGERAYLLTFFYTSCPDGACPALLFHLRAAQADATERGYADDIALLALTFDPDRDTPEELRTYADQQGVDREPGNWHFLRPEDNEAAREIVDGELGVPIERTDDPDALTDDEGGDHGDGGDHDHGDYMFVHPNLILLVNEDGVVERAYPNAWTRLDTDDLLADVRTVVGD
- a CDS encoding vWA domain-containing protein; translation: MIQRRRVRTVATLAVAAMLVLAGCSGAQDAGIGGDDAGDLGYAVGGAQDVDNFRDNVEAGNLPLRSDVTHEGLFYDYYFETGDRDCEELFCPAYSRAVTADPLSNETERYLSVGLNSNVDAEEFEREKLNLVVVLDVSGSMDSGMAEYHYDRDDPEAERPETKPKMEAANEATVALLDQLEDEDRFGLVTFERRAETVVPLERLDERDREALADDVRSIEADGGTNLEAGMDTAREMVEPYADEEGYDTRIVYLTDAMPNVGDTSSGGLESRLEADAERGIHSTFVGVGMDFNSELVDRITAVRGANYYAVHSAEDFEERMGEEFEYMVTPMVYDLELAVESNGYEIEAVYGSPDADGATGELMSVNTLFPSPTEDGASKGGVVLLELNRTGDDPDLALTASYEDRDGERHETTERVTFDDREPEYFETDSVRKAVALSRYATLMQNWIDHERAALAGDDPEVPDDGLERTDAPDLGQWERQSADLRVSPAYAERIDDFRDHFAAEADAIGDDSLERELEAMATILEAAEDADPADDGADGNESADDESALVAPPAD
- a CDS encoding ribonuclease J; this encodes MEIEIATIGGYEEVGRQMTAVRAGNDVVIFDMGLNLSQVLIHDNVETERMHSLDLIDMGAIPDDRVMSDLEGDVQAIVPTHGHLDHIGAISKLAHRYNAPVVATPFTIELVKQQIEGEQKFGVENDLIKMEAGETMTIGDHGVELEFVNVTHSIIDAINPVLHTPEGSIVYGLDKRMDHTPVIGDPIDMERFREIGREGNGVLCYIEDCTNANKKGRTPSERVAREHLRDVLYSMEDYDGGIVATTFSSHIARVKSLVEFADDIGRQPVLLGRSMEKYSGTAERLDFVDFPTDLGMFGHRKSVDRTFKRIMNEGKENFLPVVTGHQGEPRAMLTRMARGETPYELDDGDKVVFSARVIPEPTNEGQRYQAEKLLGMQGARIYDDIHVSGHLNQEGHYEMLDALQPQHVIPAHQDLKGFSGYVNLCESEGYKMGRDVHVTRNGNLIQLVD
- a CDS encoding DUF7350 domain-containing protein translates to MNRRRFLRDAPVAGGLALAGCLERLGFEERSAWEGAPLVEDRPDAVYVPASEEEMGTYGTTTDGEYAVALTYTFPHRFWLVAGERERVDVDADDSLHLMVTVWDAETRTILPTDVSLDVRRDGESVRTVNPWAMLSQRMGFHYGDNVSLSDEGEYTARARVGPVGAIRRTGAFAGRFESAATLEVDFEYRRAAIHDLQLRRIEADRQGSRGALEPMPHGDGGHDEGQAGTVHPPTSRARPVEDLPGRHLGTASSADAAISVLETDADRLAGDASSYLAVCPRTPYNDVSLPFTALSATVERDGEAVADEPLRETLDGEFGHHYGVPVDGLEAGDEVTVTVDAPPQVARHDGYETAFFEFEPVSFEA